A single Amphiprion ocellaris isolate individual 3 ecotype Okinawa chromosome 15, ASM2253959v1, whole genome shotgun sequence DNA region contains:
- the kiaa1522 gene encoding uncharacterized protein KIAA1522 homolog isoform X2, with translation MSRRRSTGDLVPKDITEILAREVRAQRGQRKPGSSLGQAFSWLKGSRRKKTVGNGLNRTGTGVTEPKLGLQNHDPTKAGPKGNEDQKRLTVHYTASQHYQENVFIEGSRPQYLEDLHTEAQEGLKILQQEEHKNGVNFADDESIASTDTLRPEQDISSKDGGGSPESRSTTGNTDTTVTSAALNRPVLTRQGSTFKPLNPVKRIDKSRKRSRRTTIMGIPNQVQKELALHRSSTFQPLVSTQLPNHDRQVSGSQSGVVIIPTVDGGTPVANKEGARVHLSELEAFKDEQLVRKHLQAVYQDEQCFNQQGFGSHLCPTSSLRPKSLAVPGMTTLSSFSPSMFSFLQEPQGPVMSISPQATYLSTIIPNAILPASIEVIEIDRSSSRTHGNSVNHGSSVRTVSKSSLASGESVSPLLSGRSDGDGSQTYSSFNDSVLMPTSTSGSNWSESQSSKTIISSSSPVSSKSSTRTGNSQKADLHVQEIQAEQTGGDQDLVSLHSSVSVISSPSTKVENAATGPESESGASGSVMAEEHAKNKRNCTRSLSVMKTKQPPAPPRRTNSLHSNKIRANSRVLMDSKDLSDSTSNEVKTVTESNATEDDRNLVKTENSKIVTTVSNSAGSSTSHSSSTLLSPTQASSNEAGGTNEVPPESSTSSPQKTPSEGGKFERTMSPSSGYSSQSGTPTLSPKGISPTSPDKQKKKPVKPERSVSRASSSAASPSSSLTSLSSGTSELANADVPPCSPNPPPQGSPPTVAPKEVTQSSNPSTFSVEIRELLNIPPPPKVKAPCPPPPETWVHNRHTFELLCGPFPNVTQKPAQIQNSTDKQAGALSEARKEMQALVENQTRTGKPVLELSENKVKPEEVHAEQEGRECPGTCEMKPLIQEKRKASVDEQRQEQSCSSVVKDPKSQETTPKKDPPPVMKKPVTTVHQEEMVLTEQSLERQQKQISSNATTQVPSSMENHVASSQNSVTSSVDKSKSEMERSEVPCMQTLSVEVPKINKVSPPPTPPPAYHPTPPLSRKTSPSSISVPPNELQRVQEESHTVESCWPPPPPPMEGDSVFDGGDEVDFPPPPPPLVTDSVPDVMDSCVTELDVSNGHIVQNPDLPPPTSQPAENDNKPVVVVQLSKPNDDDEISCQLVQNVSSVSDSVSPPPVESPPIAPITRAESPVSVTVEVPPSISLKRSSLRIEEQSPSTLPTSTQASDPSTVPTAPALPAENLTHGVNFRRQPSVGHRDARSKELLSRHKSAPIPKEDANIPLVTPSLLQMVRLRSVNMTEDQVKAPSEDKPTNEGAPVQENCPVSIQGPQNIPQKPIRKSLSMKSPPQAIKTSSVTMNSPSMRLQEAIRMKTAAMSSRDGLTSRLGVRSPTYSCFSEPGAVSLKLPEGCDMHKSPASTASFIFSRSTKKVVIETAAASSPEAQASLKQSLAAELMQVSDQSKAAAFSNGEVKCDRVPPPVAKKPAHGSVSPSQNLSSCSAKMEHCVERNGTVGVQQMSGVTLPETLTTRVTADTIETLF, from the exons CTGGCCCGAAGGGGAATGAAGACCAGAAGAGGTTGACGGTCCACTACACCGCCTCACAGCACTACCAGGAGAATGTTTTCATTGAGGGCAGCAGGCCGCAGTACCTGGAAGACCTGCACACTGAAGCTCAGGAAGGACTCAAGATACTGCAGCAAGAAG AGCACAAAAATGGAGTGAACTTTGCTGACGATGAAAGCATTGCT TCCACAGACACTCTCCGTCCGGAGCAGGATATCAGCTCCAAGGACGGAGGTGGCTCTCCGGAGTCAAGATCCACCACCGGGAATACTGATACCACAGTAACCTCTGCTGCATTGAATAGGCCTGTGCTTACCCGCCAAG GTTCTACATTTAAGCCTCTAAATCCAGTGAAAAGAATAGATAAGAGCAGGAAGCGGAGCAGGAGGACCACCATCATGGGTATTCCCAACCAGGTCCAGAAAGAGCTTG CTCTGCACAGAAGCTCCACCTTCCAGCCACTTGTTTCTACCCAGCTCCCTAATCATGACAGGCAAGTCAGTGGCAGCCAATCAGGTGTTGTAATCATTCCTACGGTTGATGGAGGAACTCCAGTGGCGAATAAGGAGGGCGCAAGGGTACACCTTTCAGAGTTGGAG GCATTCAAAGATGAACAGCTGGTGAGAAAACACCTCCAGGCAGTGTACCAAGATGAGCAGTGTTTCAACCAGCAGGGCTTTGGTTCCCATCTCTGCCCCACATCATCCCTGAGACCCAAGTCCCTTGCAGTACCTGGCATGACCACTCTGTCCTCATTCTCTCCTTCAATGTTTAGCTTCCTCCAGGAACCTCAG GGCCCAGTGATGTCCATCTCTCCTCAGGCCACCTATTTATCTACAATCATCCCCAATGCTATTCTGCCAGCCTCGATTGAAGTCATTGAGATTGACCGCAGCAGCAGCCGGACGCATGGCAACAGTGTCAACCATGGTAGCAGTGTTCGCACTGTTAGCAAAAGCAGTCTGGCATCTGGAGAGTCAGTCAGCCCTTTGTTGTCCGGAAGATCAGATGGTGACGGTTCCCAGACTTACAGTTCTTTCAATGACTCAGTGCTGATGCCCACATCAACTTCGGGGTCAAACTGGAGCGAGTCACAGTCGTCAAAGACAATTATTTCCAGCTCCTCACCTGTTTCGTCCAAGAGTAGCACACGCACCGGTAACTCCCAGAAAGCAGATCTTCACGTGCAGGAAATCCAGGCAGAGCAGACTGGCGGGGACCAAGACCTTGTCAGTCTCCATAGCTCTGTTAGTGTGATTAGCAGCCCCAGCACTAAAGTTGAAAATGCTGCTACAGGACCAGAGTCTGAATCTGGTGCATCAGGGTCGGTGATGGCTGAGGAACATGCAAAAAACAAGCGCAACTGCACTCGTAGTCTTTCAGTTATGAAGACCAAACAACCCCCAGCACCTCCACGGAGAACAAATTCTCTGCATAGTAATAAGATCAGAGCTAACTCCAGGGTTCTAATGGATAGCAAGGATCTCAGTGACTCTACTTCAAATGAGGTGAAAACTGTTACAGAAAGCAATGCAACTGAGGATGACAGAAACCTggttaaaacagaaaacagtaagATTGTTACAACCGTATCAAACTCTGCTGGGTCCAGCACTTCACATTCTTCCTCCACTCTTTTGAGCCCCACACAGGCTTCTTCCAATGAGGCTGGAGGTACAAATGAGGTGCCACCAGAATCCAGCACCTCCTCCCCACAGAAAACTCCCTCAGAAGGGGGTAAATTTGAACGGACCATGTCCCCTTCCAGTGGTTACTCTAGTCAGAGTGGTACTCCAACACTTTCTCCAAAAGGGATCTCCCCAACCTCCCCggacaaacagaagaagaagcctGTCAAACCAGAGAGATCAGTGTCTCGGGCCTCATCTTCAGCAGCTTCCCCTTCGTCCTCACTTACCTCTTTGTCGTCTGGTACATCTGAGCTTGCAAATGCAGATGTTCCCCCATGTAGCCCAAACCCACCTCCACAGGGATCTCCACCCACTGTTGCTCCAAAAGAAGTCACACAGAGTAGCAATCCCTCAACTTTTAGCGTGGAAATCAGAGAGCTGTTGAACATCCCACCACCACCAAAAGTCAAAGCACcatgtcctcctcctccagagacATGGGTTCACAACAGACACACCTTTGAGCTCCTGTGTGGACCATTCCCCAATGTCACCCAGAAACCAGCACAGATACAAAATAGCACAGATAAACAGGCAGGTGCCCTCAGTGAAGCCAGAAAAGAGATGCAAGCTTTAGTAGAAAACCAGACACGTACAGGTAAACCAGTCTTAGAATTGTcagaaaacaaagtaaaacCCGAAGAAGTCCATGCAGAACAGGAAGGTAGGGAATGTCCAGGTACTTGTGAAATGAAGCCTTTAATTCAGGAGAAGAGAAAGGCAAGTGTAGATGAACAGAGACAAGAACAGAGTTGTAGCTCTGTAGTGAAGGACCCAAAGAGTCAAGAGACAACTCCAAAGAAAGATCCCCCTCCTGTCATGAAGAAACCGGTGACTACAGTCCACCAAGAGGAAATGGTGTTGACAGAGCAGTCATTAGAGAGACAGCAAAAGCAAATAAGTAGCAATGCCACAACACAGGTTCCTTCATCTATGGAGAACCATGTAGCATCTTCACAGAATAGTGTAACAAGTTCAGTTGATAAGAGCAAGAGTGAGATGGAGAGAAGTGAAGTCCCATGCATGCAAACACTTTCAGTAGAGGTCCCCAAAATAAATAAGGTCTCACCACCACCTACCCCACCCCCAGCATACCACCCTACGCCTCCTCTATCACGGAAAACATCTCCATCATCCATATCTGTACCACCAAATGAATTACAGAGGGTACAGGAGGAGAGCCACACTGTGGAGTCTTGCTggccacctcctccacctcctatGGAAGGGGACTCTGTCTTTGATGGAGGAGATGAGGTAGActttcctccacctcctccacccttGGTAACAGACAGTGTGCCAGATGTAATGGACAGCTGTGTCACAGAGTTAGACGTCTCTAATGGACATATTGTACAAAATCCAGACTTGCCACCACCTACTTCACAACCagctgaaaatgacaacaaaccagTGGTTGTTGTTCAACTCTCAAAACCTAACGATGATGATGAGATTTCTTGCCAACTAGTGCAGAATGTTTCATCTGTTTCTGACAGTGTCTCACCTCCACCAGTGGAATCACCTCCTATAGCACCTATTACAAGAGCAGAAAGCCCAGTATCGGTCACGGTTGAAGTTCCTCCCAGCATTTCCCTGAAGCGAAGCTCTCTGAGAATTGAAGAACAGTCTCCCTCTACACTTCCCACCAGTACTCAAGCTTCAGATCCATCGACTGTGCCAACAGCACCCGCTCTACCAGCAGAGAATTTAACCCATGGGGTTAATTTCAGAAGGCAACCCAGTGTAGGACATCGAGATGCCAGGAGCAAGGAGCTCCTCTCCCGCCACAAAAGTGCACCCATTCCTAAAGAGGATGCAAACATACCTCTTGTTACCCCCTCCTTGCTTCAGATGGTTCGTCTCAGATCAGTCAACATGACTGAAGATCAGGTGAAAGCTCCATCTGAGGACAAACCCACAAATGAGGGAGCACCAGTTCAGGAGAACTGTCCAGTCTCAATCCAAGGCCCTCAAAACATTCCTCAAAAGCCTATCCGCAAGTCTTTGTCAATGAAATCTCCCCCTCAGGCCATAAAAACATCATCAGTGACAATGAACAGTCCTTCGATGCGCTTACAGGAAGCTATACGTATGAAAACTGCAGCCATGTCTTCAAGAGATGGTCTGACTTCCAGACTGGGTGTGAGATCACCCACTTACAGCTGTTTCAGTGAACCAGGAGCTGTGTCTCTAAAGTTACCTGAAGGATGTGACATGCACAAGTCCCCAGCCTCTACCGCCAGCTTCATCTTCTCTAGGAGCACAAAAAAGGTTGTCATAGAGACTGCGGCCGCCTCCTCCCCAGAGGCTCAGGCAAGTCTGAAGCAAAGCTTGGCGGCTGAGCTCATGCAGGTGTCCGACCAATCAAAGGCTGCTGCTTT
- the kiaa1522 gene encoding uncharacterized protein KIAA1522 homolog isoform X4: MVVYLRKSIHSLLSVFKKKAGPKGNEDQKRLTVHYTASQHYQENVFIEGSRPQYLEDLHTEAQEGLKILQQEEHKNGVNFADDESIASTDTLRPEQDISSKDGGGSPESRSTTGNTDTTVTSAALNRPVLTRQGSTFKPLNPVKRIDKSRKRSRRTTIMGIPNQVQKELALHRSSTFQPLVSTQLPNHDRQVSGSQSGVVIIPTVDGGTPVANKEGARVHLSELEQAFKDEQLVRKHLQAVYQDEQCFNQQGFGSHLCPTSSLRPKSLAVPGMTTLSSFSPSMFSFLQEPQGPVMSISPQATYLSTIIPNAILPASIEVIEIDRSSSRTHGNSVNHGSSVRTVSKSSLASGESVSPLLSGRSDGDGSQTYSSFNDSVLMPTSTSGSNWSESQSSKTIISSSSPVSSKSSTRTGNSQKADLHVQEIQAEQTGGDQDLVSLHSSVSVISSPSTKVENAATGPESESGASGSVMAEEHAKNKRNCTRSLSVMKTKQPPAPPRRTNSLHSNKIRANSRVLMDSKDLSDSTSNEVKTVTESNATEDDRNLVKTENSKIVTTVSNSAGSSTSHSSSTLLSPTQASSNEAGGTNEVPPESSTSSPQKTPSEGGKFERTMSPSSGYSSQSGTPTLSPKGISPTSPDKQKKKPVKPERSVSRASSSAASPSSSLTSLSSGTSELANADVPPCSPNPPPQGSPPTVAPKEVTQSSNPSTFSVEIRELLNIPPPPKVKAPCPPPPETWVHNRHTFELLCGPFPNVTQKPAQIQNSTDKQAGALSEARKEMQALVENQTRTGKPVLELSENKVKPEEVHAEQEGRECPGTCEMKPLIQEKRKASVDEQRQEQSCSSVVKDPKSQETTPKKDPPPVMKKPVTTVHQEEMVLTEQSLERQQKQISSNATTQVPSSMENHVASSQNSVTSSVDKSKSEMERSEVPCMQTLSVEVPKINKVSPPPTPPPAYHPTPPLSRKTSPSSISVPPNELQRVQEESHTVESCWPPPPPPMEGDSVFDGGDEVDFPPPPPPLVTDSVPDVMDSCVTELDVSNGHIVQNPDLPPPTSQPAENDNKPVVVVQLSKPNDDDEISCQLVQNVSSVSDSVSPPPVESPPIAPITRAESPVSVTVEVPPSISLKRSSLRIEEQSPSTLPTSTQASDPSTVPTAPALPAENLTHGVNFRRQPSVGHRDARSKELLSRHKSAPIPKEDANIPLVTPSLLQMVRLRSVNMTEDQVKAPSEDKPTNEGAPVQENCPVSIQGPQNIPQKPIRKSLSMKSPPQAIKTSSVTMNSPSMRLQEAIRMKTAAMSSRDGLTSRLGVRSPTYSCFSEPGAVSLKLPEGCDMHKSPASTASFIFSRSTKKVVIETAAASSPEAQASLKQSLAAELMQVSDQSKAAAFSNGEVKCDRVPPPVAKKPAHGSVSPSQNLSSCSAKMEHCVERNGTVGVQQMSGVTLPETLTTRVTADTIETLF, translated from the exons ATGGTTGTCTACTTGAGGAAGAGCATCCACTCTCTCCTGTCCGTCTTCAAAAAGAAGG CTGGCCCGAAGGGGAATGAAGACCAGAAGAGGTTGACGGTCCACTACACCGCCTCACAGCACTACCAGGAGAATGTTTTCATTGAGGGCAGCAGGCCGCAGTACCTGGAAGACCTGCACACTGAAGCTCAGGAAGGACTCAAGATACTGCAGCAAGAAG AGCACAAAAATGGAGTGAACTTTGCTGACGATGAAAGCATTGCT TCCACAGACACTCTCCGTCCGGAGCAGGATATCAGCTCCAAGGACGGAGGTGGCTCTCCGGAGTCAAGATCCACCACCGGGAATACTGATACCACAGTAACCTCTGCTGCATTGAATAGGCCTGTGCTTACCCGCCAAG GTTCTACATTTAAGCCTCTAAATCCAGTGAAAAGAATAGATAAGAGCAGGAAGCGGAGCAGGAGGACCACCATCATGGGTATTCCCAACCAGGTCCAGAAAGAGCTTG CTCTGCACAGAAGCTCCACCTTCCAGCCACTTGTTTCTACCCAGCTCCCTAATCATGACAGGCAAGTCAGTGGCAGCCAATCAGGTGTTGTAATCATTCCTACGGTTGATGGAGGAACTCCAGTGGCGAATAAGGAGGGCGCAAGGGTACACCTTTCAGAGTTGGAG CAGGCATTCAAAGATGAACAGCTGGTGAGAAAACACCTCCAGGCAGTGTACCAAGATGAGCAGTGTTTCAACCAGCAGGGCTTTGGTTCCCATCTCTGCCCCACATCATCCCTGAGACCCAAGTCCCTTGCAGTACCTGGCATGACCACTCTGTCCTCATTCTCTCCTTCAATGTTTAGCTTCCTCCAGGAACCTCAG GGCCCAGTGATGTCCATCTCTCCTCAGGCCACCTATTTATCTACAATCATCCCCAATGCTATTCTGCCAGCCTCGATTGAAGTCATTGAGATTGACCGCAGCAGCAGCCGGACGCATGGCAACAGTGTCAACCATGGTAGCAGTGTTCGCACTGTTAGCAAAAGCAGTCTGGCATCTGGAGAGTCAGTCAGCCCTTTGTTGTCCGGAAGATCAGATGGTGACGGTTCCCAGACTTACAGTTCTTTCAATGACTCAGTGCTGATGCCCACATCAACTTCGGGGTCAAACTGGAGCGAGTCACAGTCGTCAAAGACAATTATTTCCAGCTCCTCACCTGTTTCGTCCAAGAGTAGCACACGCACCGGTAACTCCCAGAAAGCAGATCTTCACGTGCAGGAAATCCAGGCAGAGCAGACTGGCGGGGACCAAGACCTTGTCAGTCTCCATAGCTCTGTTAGTGTGATTAGCAGCCCCAGCACTAAAGTTGAAAATGCTGCTACAGGACCAGAGTCTGAATCTGGTGCATCAGGGTCGGTGATGGCTGAGGAACATGCAAAAAACAAGCGCAACTGCACTCGTAGTCTTTCAGTTATGAAGACCAAACAACCCCCAGCACCTCCACGGAGAACAAATTCTCTGCATAGTAATAAGATCAGAGCTAACTCCAGGGTTCTAATGGATAGCAAGGATCTCAGTGACTCTACTTCAAATGAGGTGAAAACTGTTACAGAAAGCAATGCAACTGAGGATGACAGAAACCTggttaaaacagaaaacagtaagATTGTTACAACCGTATCAAACTCTGCTGGGTCCAGCACTTCACATTCTTCCTCCACTCTTTTGAGCCCCACACAGGCTTCTTCCAATGAGGCTGGAGGTACAAATGAGGTGCCACCAGAATCCAGCACCTCCTCCCCACAGAAAACTCCCTCAGAAGGGGGTAAATTTGAACGGACCATGTCCCCTTCCAGTGGTTACTCTAGTCAGAGTGGTACTCCAACACTTTCTCCAAAAGGGATCTCCCCAACCTCCCCggacaaacagaagaagaagcctGTCAAACCAGAGAGATCAGTGTCTCGGGCCTCATCTTCAGCAGCTTCCCCTTCGTCCTCACTTACCTCTTTGTCGTCTGGTACATCTGAGCTTGCAAATGCAGATGTTCCCCCATGTAGCCCAAACCCACCTCCACAGGGATCTCCACCCACTGTTGCTCCAAAAGAAGTCACACAGAGTAGCAATCCCTCAACTTTTAGCGTGGAAATCAGAGAGCTGTTGAACATCCCACCACCACCAAAAGTCAAAGCACcatgtcctcctcctccagagacATGGGTTCACAACAGACACACCTTTGAGCTCCTGTGTGGACCATTCCCCAATGTCACCCAGAAACCAGCACAGATACAAAATAGCACAGATAAACAGGCAGGTGCCCTCAGTGAAGCCAGAAAAGAGATGCAAGCTTTAGTAGAAAACCAGACACGTACAGGTAAACCAGTCTTAGAATTGTcagaaaacaaagtaaaacCCGAAGAAGTCCATGCAGAACAGGAAGGTAGGGAATGTCCAGGTACTTGTGAAATGAAGCCTTTAATTCAGGAGAAGAGAAAGGCAAGTGTAGATGAACAGAGACAAGAACAGAGTTGTAGCTCTGTAGTGAAGGACCCAAAGAGTCAAGAGACAACTCCAAAGAAAGATCCCCCTCCTGTCATGAAGAAACCGGTGACTACAGTCCACCAAGAGGAAATGGTGTTGACAGAGCAGTCATTAGAGAGACAGCAAAAGCAAATAAGTAGCAATGCCACAACACAGGTTCCTTCATCTATGGAGAACCATGTAGCATCTTCACAGAATAGTGTAACAAGTTCAGTTGATAAGAGCAAGAGTGAGATGGAGAGAAGTGAAGTCCCATGCATGCAAACACTTTCAGTAGAGGTCCCCAAAATAAATAAGGTCTCACCACCACCTACCCCACCCCCAGCATACCACCCTACGCCTCCTCTATCACGGAAAACATCTCCATCATCCATATCTGTACCACCAAATGAATTACAGAGGGTACAGGAGGAGAGCCACACTGTGGAGTCTTGCTggccacctcctccacctcctatGGAAGGGGACTCTGTCTTTGATGGAGGAGATGAGGTAGActttcctccacctcctccacccttGGTAACAGACAGTGTGCCAGATGTAATGGACAGCTGTGTCACAGAGTTAGACGTCTCTAATGGACATATTGTACAAAATCCAGACTTGCCACCACCTACTTCACAACCagctgaaaatgacaacaaaccagTGGTTGTTGTTCAACTCTCAAAACCTAACGATGATGATGAGATTTCTTGCCAACTAGTGCAGAATGTTTCATCTGTTTCTGACAGTGTCTCACCTCCACCAGTGGAATCACCTCCTATAGCACCTATTACAAGAGCAGAAAGCCCAGTATCGGTCACGGTTGAAGTTCCTCCCAGCATTTCCCTGAAGCGAAGCTCTCTGAGAATTGAAGAACAGTCTCCCTCTACACTTCCCACCAGTACTCAAGCTTCAGATCCATCGACTGTGCCAACAGCACCCGCTCTACCAGCAGAGAATTTAACCCATGGGGTTAATTTCAGAAGGCAACCCAGTGTAGGACATCGAGATGCCAGGAGCAAGGAGCTCCTCTCCCGCCACAAAAGTGCACCCATTCCTAAAGAGGATGCAAACATACCTCTTGTTACCCCCTCCTTGCTTCAGATGGTTCGTCTCAGATCAGTCAACATGACTGAAGATCAGGTGAAAGCTCCATCTGAGGACAAACCCACAAATGAGGGAGCACCAGTTCAGGAGAACTGTCCAGTCTCAATCCAAGGCCCTCAAAACATTCCTCAAAAGCCTATCCGCAAGTCTTTGTCAATGAAATCTCCCCCTCAGGCCATAAAAACATCATCAGTGACAATGAACAGTCCTTCGATGCGCTTACAGGAAGCTATACGTATGAAAACTGCAGCCATGTCTTCAAGAGATGGTCTGACTTCCAGACTGGGTGTGAGATCACCCACTTACAGCTGTTTCAGTGAACCAGGAGCTGTGTCTCTAAAGTTACCTGAAGGATGTGACATGCACAAGTCCCCAGCCTCTACCGCCAGCTTCATCTTCTCTAGGAGCACAAAAAAGGTTGTCATAGAGACTGCGGCCGCCTCCTCCCCAGAGGCTCAGGCAAGTCTGAAGCAAAGCTTGGCGGCTGAGCTCATGCAGGTGTCCGACCAATCAAAGGCTGCTGCTTT